A single window of [Clostridium] hylemonae DSM 15053 DNA harbors:
- a CDS encoding GldG family protein — MPDRIKKLFQSAASRNGSLSVGVIVLVTAIVIVVNLIAGQLPEKVKNIDISDNRIYEISDKSRNILKKLDKPVTFKVFAEKDKTDERIKTFIRKYTALSDQIKVEWIDPVLHPSELSANNATADTVLISCKDTKKSTTVAFSDIIVSDESSYYMTGNVSESKFDGEGRFTSAVSYVTGDEVKKVYYTTGHGESTFSSSVSDLLDKNNMEEEELNLIMKNEIPDDCNLLFLYGPVSDITAEEKEIISSYLASGGKVFLLLGDAQDGTPNLDALMKEYGMERTDGYIADMQRSYQGNYYYIFPELSSSAGLTDGMASDMVMLVNAHGMSVTDPARDTITATPFMTTSADGYAVTEDSQKQGTYTLGAVSTESVSDGEEARFTVITADTLIDPQVTEAFSTLENLTLFTNAVSANFEDMENVAIEPKSLEVTYNTMRHAGVISMIVIFGIPAVILIYGFLRWMKRRKA; from the coding sequence ATGCCAGACAGGATCAAAAAGTTATTTCAGAGCGCGGCGTCCCGCAACGGAAGCTTAAGTGTGGGGGTGATCGTGCTTGTGACCGCAATAGTGATAGTGGTAAACCTTATTGCAGGACAGCTGCCCGAAAAGGTGAAGAATATAGATATCAGCGACAACAGGATCTATGAGATATCCGACAAGAGCAGGAACATATTGAAAAAGCTCGACAAGCCGGTCACGTTTAAGGTGTTCGCAGAGAAAGACAAAACAGATGAGAGGATAAAAACGTTCATCCGCAAGTACACAGCGCTTTCCGATCAAATAAAGGTAGAATGGATCGACCCTGTGCTTCACCCGTCTGAGCTTTCGGCCAACAATGCAACGGCAGATACGGTCCTTATCTCCTGTAAGGATACAAAGAAAAGTACAACAGTCGCGTTCAGCGATATCATCGTCTCTGACGAGTCGTCCTATTACATGACGGGGAATGTATCAGAATCAAAGTTTGACGGGGAAGGCCGGTTCACGTCCGCGGTCAGTTACGTGACGGGCGACGAGGTCAAAAAAGTCTATTATACGACAGGACATGGGGAGAGCACATTCTCGTCTTCTGTATCAGACTTGCTGGATAAGAACAACATGGAAGAGGAAGAACTGAATCTTATCATGAAAAATGAGATCCCGGATGACTGCAACCTGCTGTTTCTGTACGGCCCTGTGTCGGATATCACAGCGGAAGAAAAAGAGATCATATCATCTTATCTCGCCTCGGGCGGGAAGGTATTCCTGCTTCTCGGAGACGCGCAGGACGGCACGCCGAACCTGGATGCGCTTATGAAGGAGTACGGCATGGAACGGACGGATGGTTATATCGCTGATATGCAGCGCAGCTATCAGGGAAATTATTATTATATATTCCCGGAACTGAGTTCTTCAGCCGGGCTGACGGACGGCATGGCATCCGATATGGTAATGCTCGTGAATGCGCACGGGATGAGTGTGACAGATCCGGCGCGCGATACGATAACGGCAACGCCGTTCATGACAACGTCCGCGGACGGATATGCGGTGACAGAAGACAGCCAGAAACAGGGAACGTATACGCTGGGCGCTGTTTCCACTGAGTCCGTATCAGATGGGGAGGAGGCACGGTTTACCGTTATAACCGCGGATACGCTCATAGATCCCCAGGTGACGGAAGCATTTTCCACTCTGGAGAATCTGACGCTGTTTACCAATGCGGTGTCCGCCAATTTTGAGGATATGGAAAATGTGGCGATAGAACCGAAAAGTCTGGAAGTGACATACAATACGATGCGGCATGCGGGTGTCATAAGTATGATCGTTATATTCGGCATTCCGGCCGTGATACTCATATATGGGTTCCTGCGCTGGATGAAGCGGCGGAAGGCATAA
- a CDS encoding ABC transporter permease — translation MRAIYRRELQSFFHTMVGYVFIAFLVAFTGIYFMVFNLNYGYPYFSYVLSSIHFVFMIAVPVLTMRSFAEDRKNKTDQMLLTAPVGLWKIVLGKYLAMVSVFAVPCVIYLLFPLIIMTQGTAYIAVDYLSILVFFIIGCVYIAIGMFLSSLTESPVIAAISAFGVLLLFYLWSGLMDFLPGSAAGNAAGILILATVLVAGIYQMTKNWLIAAVLEAAAAAVCAVTGLAKPSLLEGFLASLLGRFSLTDALTGIAANSLLDVSSLILDVSLAGLFLFMTMQMIQKRRWS, via the coding sequence ATGAGAGCGATATATAGAAGAGAACTGCAGTCATTTTTTCATACGATGGTCGGATATGTGTTTATCGCTTTTCTCGTGGCGTTTACGGGAATTTATTTTATGGTATTTAACTTAAACTACGGCTATCCGTATTTTTCCTATGTACTGTCCAGTATCCACTTTGTATTTATGATAGCAGTGCCGGTACTGACGATGCGGAGCTTTGCCGAAGACAGAAAGAATAAGACGGATCAGATGCTTCTGACGGCGCCAGTGGGCCTTTGGAAGATCGTTCTCGGCAAATATCTGGCCATGGTCTCTGTCTTTGCGGTACCCTGTGTGATTTATTTATTATTCCCGCTCATTATCATGACGCAGGGCACGGCATATATTGCGGTGGATTATCTGTCCATTCTTGTATTTTTTATCATTGGATGTGTATATATCGCGATCGGCATGTTTCTTTCCTCTCTGACGGAAAGTCCGGTCATAGCAGCTATATCTGCGTTCGGGGTACTGCTTCTGTTCTATCTGTGGAGCGGGCTCATGGATTTTCTTCCGGGAAGCGCGGCCGGGAATGCGGCCGGCATCCTGATCCTGGCCACTGTCCTTGTGGCCGGAATCTATCAGATGACAAAAAACTGGCTCATTGCGGCAGTGCTGGAAGCTGCCGCGGCCGCTGTATGTGCTGTCACCGGACTTGCAAAGCCATCGCTGCTTGAGGGTTTTCTTGCCAGCCTGCTCGGACGGTTTTCTCTGACGGATGCACTGACGGGGATTGCTGCCAACAGTCTGCTCGATGTCAGCAGCCTCATACTGGATGTGTCCCTCGCGGGCCTGTTTCTATTTATGACAATGCAGATGATACAGAAAAGACGCTGGAGTTAG
- a CDS encoding ABC transporter ATP-binding protein — protein sequence MIEVKNLVKRYGKHLAVDGLSFRVGKGQVYGFLGPNGAGKSTTMNIMTGYIGATEGEVLINGHDILREPEEAKKCIGYLPEQPPLYMEMTVREYLSFAGELKKIPKDKMEEQIEEVIELTKLREAENRLIHNLSKGYRQRVGLAQAILGFPEIIILDEPTVGLDPKQIIEIRELIRRLAKKHTVILSSHILAEIREVCDYIMIISRGQLVASDTPANLENLMNRTAHIQIQVRGPQDRIKSILDSLDCIETADYSTGDDGVTAVQIQGREKEDIREKLFLAFAEENVPLLELRLVKSTLEEIFLELTQESGEVETDESDI from the coding sequence TTGATCGAAGTTAAGAATCTTGTGAAGAGATACGGGAAACATCTGGCGGTGGACGGCCTTAGTTTCCGGGTCGGGAAAGGCCAGGTATACGGGTTCCTCGGACCGAATGGCGCCGGTAAATCGACGACCATGAACATTATGACAGGTTATATCGGCGCCACGGAAGGGGAAGTGCTCATTAACGGGCATGATATCCTTAGGGAGCCTGAGGAGGCGAAGAAGTGTATCGGGTATCTGCCGGAGCAGCCGCCGCTGTATATGGAGATGACAGTAAGGGAATATCTTTCTTTTGCAGGGGAACTGAAGAAGATCCCAAAAGATAAGATGGAAGAACAGATCGAGGAAGTGATCGAGCTTACAAAGCTCAGGGAGGCAGAGAACAGGCTCATACATAATCTCTCCAAAGGGTACAGGCAGAGAGTCGGGCTTGCCCAGGCCATTCTGGGCTTCCCGGAGATCATTATACTGGATGAGCCGACGGTGGGGCTTGACCCGAAACAGATCATTGAGATACGGGAGCTGATCCGCCGTCTTGCAAAGAAGCATACCGTGATCCTGAGTTCCCACATACTGGCAGAGATCCGTGAGGTGTGCGACTATATCATGATCATTTCCAGGGGACAGCTTGTGGCGAGCGATACGCCGGCCAATCTGGAAAACCTTATGAACAGGACCGCACATATACAGATCCAGGTAAGAGGACCGCAGGACAGGATAAAAAGCATTCTTGACAGTCTGGATTGTATAGAGACTGCAGATTACAGCACAGGGGACGACGGTGTCACGGCTGTACAGATCCAGGGCAGGGAGAAGGAAGATATCAGGGAAAAGCTGTTTCTGGCATTTGCAGAAGAGAACGTGCCGCTTCTGGAACTTCGGCTTGTCAAGTCTACGCTGGAAGAGATATTCCTTGAACTGACGCAGGAAAGCGGGGAGGTTGAGACAGATGAGAGCGATATATAG
- a CDS encoding sporulation initiation factor Spo0A C-terminal domain-containing protein has protein sequence MVQLQEKIKYILYQLGVNSTYLGYYYLTLAIAIAIEEEENLLYISKNIYPRIAEKYHTSVSCVERNIRTAADVMFRHGSPQLLAEIFIDNKNRPKNSKLISCLALYVKKQIAR, from the coding sequence ATGGTGCAGTTGCAGGAAAAAATCAAGTACATTTTATATCAGTTGGGGGTGAACAGTACATATCTGGGATACTATTATCTGACGCTTGCTATCGCGATCGCGATAGAGGAAGAAGAAAATCTATTATACATATCTAAGAACATTTATCCCCGGATCGCAGAAAAATATCATACGTCTGTTTCCTGTGTGGAGCGCAATATACGGACGGCTGCTGATGTCATGTTCAGACATGGAAGTCCGCAGCTTCTGGCGGAGATATTTATAGACAACAAGAACAGGCCGAAAAATTCAAAGCTGATTTCGTGTCTGGCATTGTATGTAAAGAAGCAGATCGCCCGGTGA
- a CDS encoding amidophosphoribosyltransferase, with the protein MGGFFGVASRTDCTLELFYGVDYHSHLGTRRGGMATYGENGFNRAIHNIENSPFRTKFERDVEEMEGNLGIGCISDFEPQPLLIQSHLGSFAITTVGKINNLDDLLELVYEDGHTHFQEMSGGKVNATELVASLICKKSSIVEGIRYVQEIIDGSMTLLLMTKDGLYAARDRFGRTPLVVGHKPDAFCVSFESFAYINLGYTDFKELGPAEIVFITPDGVETVGAPQEEMKICSFLWVYYGYPTSSYEGVNVEEMRYKCGSMLAKRDGDSVHPDVVAGVPDSGIAHAIGYANESGIPYARPFIKYTPTWPRSFMPQNQSQRNLIARMKLIPVQALIENKKLLLIDDSIVRGTQLRETTEFLYHSGAKEVHVRPACPPLLYGCKYLNFSRSKSEMELITRRVIKEKEGEDCPQEVLDEYADPCSCKYVEMVEAIRRQQNFTTLRYHRLDDLTASIGIEPCRLCTYCFDGKE; encoded by the coding sequence ATGGGTGGTTTTTTTGGCGTGGCATCCAGGACAGATTGTACACTGGAGCTTTTTTACGGCGTGGACTATCATTCCCATCTCGGCACGCGCAGAGGCGGGATGGCGACTTACGGTGAGAATGGATTTAACCGCGCGATACATAATATTGAGAATTCGCCGTTCCGTACAAAGTTTGAGCGGGATGTGGAAGAGATGGAAGGTAATCTGGGGATCGGCTGTATCTCGGACTTTGAGCCTCAGCCGCTGCTGATACAGTCTCATCTCGGCAGTTTTGCTATAACTACGGTCGGTAAGATCAACAATCTGGACGATCTGCTTGAGCTTGTGTATGAGGACGGACATACGCATTTTCAGGAGATGAGCGGCGGAAAAGTGAATGCTACGGAGCTGGTAGCGTCTCTCATATGCAAGAAATCATCAATTGTAGAAGGCATCCGCTATGTGCAGGAAATCATTGACGGTTCCATGACGCTGCTCCTTATGACGAAGGACGGGCTGTACGCCGCCAGAGACCGTTTCGGAAGGACTCCTCTTGTGGTTGGTCATAAGCCGGATGCGTTCTGTGTGTCATTTGAGAGTTTTGCGTATATCAATCTCGGTTATACAGACTTTAAGGAGCTTGGGCCGGCTGAGATTGTATTTATCACTCCGGATGGCGTGGAGACGGTCGGAGCGCCACAGGAAGAGATGAAGATATGTTCCTTCCTCTGGGTGTATTACGGTTACCCGACTTCATCTTATGAAGGGGTAAATGTCGAGGAAATGCGTTATAAATGCGGCAGTATGCTTGCAAAGCGGGATGGAGATTCTGTCCATCCGGACGTTGTGGCAGGAGTGCCGGACTCGGGGATCGCGCATGCGATCGGCTATGCCAACGAATCAGGGATCCCGTACGCCAGACCTTTTATCAAATATACACCTACGTGGCCGCGTTCTTTCATGCCGCAGAACCAGAGCCAGCGGAACCTGATCGCGAGAATGAAACTTATACCGGTGCAGGCTCTCATAGAGAATAAGAAGCTGCTGCTCATCGACGACTCCATAGTGAGGGGGACGCAGCTTCGGGAGACGACGGAATTTCTGTATCACAGCGGCGCAAAAGAGGTGCACGTGCGGCCTGCATGTCCGCCGCTTCTGTACGGGTGCAAGTATCTGAACTTCTCCCGCTCAAAATCAGAGATGGAGCTTATCACGAGAAGAGTGATCAAAGAGAAGGAAGGCGAAGACTGTCCGCAGGAGGTGCTGGACGAATATGCGGATCCGTGCAGCTGTAAATATGTGGAGATGGTAGAAGCGATCCGCAGACAGCAGAACTTTACAACACTGCGGTACCACAGGCTTGACGATCTGACGGCGTCGATCGGCATTGAGCCGTGCAGACTGTGCACGTACTGTTTTGACGGAAAAGAATAG
- a CDS encoding ABC transporter ATP-binding protein produces the protein MKKQSNLSRLLSYAGHYKYLTYASWILSALSALTALIPFWYIFKIIQEVLETAPDFGSAKHMIHNGWMAVLSAVLALLIYIGALMCSHIAAFRIAANIRIEVMHHIAALPLGFTESFGSGRLRRTVNESSAATETYLAHQLPDKAGAIATPLGLLALLFLFDWRLGLMSIIPVLLGFLIMMSMTGSKMQHKMEEYQNALEDMSNEAVEYVRGIPVVKTFGQTVFSFKKFKDSIGRYEKWVVSYTKQLRLPMLFYTAAINSVFAFLTAAGLLFTRDGVTNDFLLNLLFYIIITPVISVTLTKIMFQSENAMIVDDALRRIDTVLDAEPLQETTAPKHPRDNSVDIQNVSYSYDGVKNALEHATLHIGAGETAAFVGPSGGGKTTLANILTRFFDPQSGKVLIGGTDVRDMAKEDLMNTVSFVFQNSRLIKASILENVRMGRPDASRAEVMEALRAAQCTDIIEKLPNGADTVIGANGVYLSGGEQQRIAIARVMLKNTPVIILDEATAFADPDNEARVQAAFAELTKGKTVVMIAHRLSTVVNADKIYVLKDGRICEQGTCRELQEENGLFHRMWKDYQTSVQWKVAKEA, from the coding sequence TTGAAAAAACAGTCAAATCTGTCACGGCTTTTAAGCTATGCAGGACACTACAAATATCTTACATATGCATCATGGATATTATCCGCTCTGAGCGCGCTGACAGCCCTCATCCCCTTCTGGTACATCTTTAAGATCATACAGGAAGTATTGGAAACCGCTCCGGATTTCGGCAGTGCAAAACATATGATCCACAACGGATGGATGGCCGTACTTTCCGCAGTCCTCGCTCTGTTGATCTACATCGGAGCGCTTATGTGCTCTCACATCGCCGCGTTTCGCATCGCGGCCAACATACGGATTGAGGTGATGCACCACATCGCCGCACTGCCGCTTGGATTCACCGAAAGCTTTGGGAGCGGCAGACTGCGCAGGACGGTCAATGAATCAAGCGCCGCTACCGAGACATACCTGGCCCACCAGCTCCCCGACAAAGCCGGGGCCATCGCCACGCCGCTCGGCCTGCTGGCCCTGCTCTTCCTGTTCGACTGGAGGCTTGGCCTGATGAGCATTATTCCTGTTCTGCTCGGTTTCCTCATCATGATGAGCATGACAGGAAGCAAGATGCAGCACAAAATGGAAGAATATCAGAACGCACTTGAAGACATGTCCAACGAAGCCGTTGAGTATGTCCGCGGCATTCCGGTTGTCAAGACCTTCGGTCAGACCGTATTCTCATTTAAGAAATTTAAAGATTCCATCGGAAGATATGAGAAGTGGGTCGTCTCGTATACGAAACAGCTGCGCCTCCCGATGTTGTTCTATACTGCTGCGATCAACAGCGTATTCGCATTTCTCACAGCCGCCGGCCTGCTCTTTACACGGGACGGCGTTACGAATGACTTTCTTCTGAACCTCCTTTTCTATATTATCATCACTCCTGTCATCTCCGTCACTCTGACTAAGATCATGTTCCAGAGTGAAAATGCCATGATCGTCGATGACGCCCTGAGGAGAATCGACACTGTTTTAGATGCAGAACCGCTTCAGGAGACTACAGCTCCAAAGCACCCCCGGGACAATTCCGTAGACATACAGAATGTAAGTTACAGCTATGACGGCGTAAAAAACGCATTGGAACATGCTACCCTGCATATCGGGGCCGGAGAGACTGCCGCGTTCGTCGGCCCGTCCGGCGGCGGGAAAACAACACTGGCCAATATTCTTACCCGCTTTTTTGACCCGCAGTCCGGGAAGGTTCTTATCGGCGGTACAGATGTAAGAGATATGGCAAAGGAAGATTTGATGAATACCGTATCCTTCGTCTTCCAGAACAGCCGTCTCATCAAAGCATCTATACTGGAAAATGTCAGGATGGGCCGGCCGGATGCCTCACGTGCAGAAGTAATGGAAGCGCTGAGAGCCGCCCAATGTACTGATATCATTGAAAAGCTTCCCAATGGAGCAGATACGGTCATCGGCGCCAACGGGGTCTACCTCTCCGGGGGCGAGCAGCAGCGGATCGCCATCGCAAGGGTAATGCTCAAAAATACGCCCGTCATTATACTGGATGAGGCGACGGCTTTTGCAGATCCGGATAATGAGGCTCGTGTACAGGCTGCTTTCGCAGAGCTTACCAAAGGTAAGACCGTCGTAATGATAGCACACCGTCTTTCTACCGTTGTCAATGCAGATAAGATATATGTGCTGAAAGACGGCAGGATATGTGAACAGGGAACGTGCCGCGAACTTCAGGAAGAGAACGGTCTGTTCCACAGAATGTGGAAGGATTACCAGACTTCCGTACAATGGAAAGTTGCAAAGGAGGCGTAA
- a CDS encoding ABC transporter ATP-binding protein, with translation MIKKLQKKLALSRQGAIDLIKGCAACMLQNISFMFPVGLLYMLVDDLLNGRTVADRAGLYAAGCVLCILLIFFTTWLQYNATYFATYKESGVRRISLAEKLRKIPLAFFGQKDLADLTSTIMADCTFLEQSFSHFIPELFGSIGSTLLISVSLFVYDWRMALAALWVAPVSFAIVALSSRVQEQLSRRQMNAKMDCADGIQECIETLRDLRACNAEKNYLRGLDKKIKAVERRAIISELGTAVFVVSATLVLKLGIATTALTGSALLIGGNLDVMTFFMFLLVVSRLYDPLQSALQNLAAVIATRTNISRMNEILDHHVQSGREMLSNHGCDIEFSHVGFAYNSGETVLKDVSFTAKQGEITALVGPSGGGKTTVSRLAARFWDIDRGTITVGGMDISRIDPEKLLSLYAIVFQDVTLFDNTIMENIRIGRKDATDEEVMAAARLANCDEFAHKLPDGYQSRIGENGCALSGGERQRISIARAFLKNAPIILLDEATASLDVENETLIQSALSRLIRNKTVLVIAHRMRTVAGADKIVVLDNGKVAEEGAPEKLMKKNGVYSHMAKLQTYSQSWALE, from the coding sequence ATGATCAAGAAACTTCAAAAAAAACTGGCTCTGTCCAGGCAGGGCGCCATAGACCTGATAAAAGGCTGTGCCGCATGCATGCTTCAGAACATAAGCTTCATGTTTCCTGTCGGACTGCTGTATATGCTCGTAGACGATCTGCTGAACGGCAGGACAGTGGCCGACCGCGCAGGACTGTATGCTGCCGGCTGCGTCCTCTGTATACTCCTCATATTTTTTACAACGTGGCTGCAGTACAATGCCACTTACTTTGCCACATATAAGGAGAGCGGAGTGCGCCGCATCTCACTGGCTGAAAAGCTGCGCAAAATTCCTCTGGCCTTTTTCGGGCAGAAAGACCTGGCAGACCTGACAAGCACGATCATGGCAGACTGCACCTTTTTAGAGCAGAGCTTCTCCCACTTTATACCAGAATTATTCGGCTCCATCGGTTCCACGCTCCTCATATCTGTCAGCCTGTTTGTGTACGACTGGCGCATGGCGCTGGCCGCTCTCTGGGTCGCGCCTGTCTCCTTTGCCATCGTTGCACTGTCATCCAGAGTACAGGAACAGCTAAGCAGACGGCAGATGAACGCCAAGATGGACTGCGCAGACGGTATACAGGAATGCATCGAAACCTTGCGTGACCTGAGAGCATGCAACGCAGAGAAAAATTATCTAAGAGGACTCGACAAAAAGATCAAAGCGGTGGAGCGCCGGGCGATCATCTCTGAATTGGGAACAGCTGTATTTGTCGTATCGGCAACCCTCGTTTTAAAGCTGGGCATCGCCACTACGGCACTGACAGGCTCCGCTCTGCTGATAGGGGGAAACCTGGACGTGATGACCTTCTTTATGTTCCTGCTTGTAGTCTCCCGCCTTTACGACCCTCTCCAGAGCGCTCTGCAGAATCTGGCAGCCGTGATCGCTACGCGGACGAACATCAGCCGCATGAATGAAATCCTGGATCACCATGTACAAAGCGGCAGAGAAATGCTTTCAAATCATGGCTGCGACATAGAATTCTCTCATGTCGGCTTCGCCTACAACAGCGGGGAAACTGTACTGAAGGATGTATCCTTTACCGCAAAACAGGGAGAAATAACAGCACTTGTAGGGCCGTCCGGGGGCGGCAAGACAACCGTCTCCCGCCTTGCGGCGCGCTTCTGGGATATCGATCGCGGGACCATCACCGTAGGCGGTATGGACATCTCCAGGATAGATCCGGAGAAGCTGCTGTCACTGTACGCCATCGTATTTCAGGACGTCACTCTGTTTGACAATACGATCATGGAAAACATCCGCATCGGAAGAAAAGATGCCACGGACGAAGAAGTGATGGCGGCAGCCAGACTGGCCAACTGTGATGAGTTTGCGCACAAACTGCCGGACGGTTACCAAAGCAGGATCGGAGAAAACGGCTGTGCGCTCTCGGGCGGTGAACGGCAGAGAATCTCTATCGCAAGGGCATTCCTTAAAAATGCACCCATTATTCTGCTTGATGAGGCCACCGCCTCACTTGATGTCGAGAATGAAACGCTCATCCAATCTGCACTGTCACGCCTTATCCGTAACAAGACGGTGCTCGTGATCGCACATCGTATGCGGACCGTCGCCGGTGCAGACAAGATCGTTGTACTGGATAACGGAAAAGTTGCCGAGGAAGGCGCACCGGAGAAACTGATGAAGAAAAACGGAGTTTACTCCCATATGGCGAAGCTCCAGACATACAGCCAAAGCTGGGCGCTTGAATAA
- a CDS encoding DUF362 domain-containing protein: MDKSKVYYTNFKATANENLLQKLRRLCITAGMKEIDFEDKYAAIKIHFGEYGNLAFLRPNYAKVVADIVKEQGGKPFLTDCNTLYVGSRKNALDHIDTAYANGFSPFSTGCHVMIADGLKGTDEALVPVDGEYVKEAKIGQAVMDADIFITLTHFKGHESTGFGGALKNIGMGCGSRAGKMEMHNQGKPAVEQEYCVGCGACQRICAHDAPVITDGKAYIDLHKCVGCGRCIGACPKDAVHPTESNSNDVLNCKIAEYSKAVCQGRPCFHISLICDVSPNCDCHSENDVPIIPNVGMLASYDPVALDVACADLCNSQPVLQNGSVLHENCKEHHEEAKCHDHFHMTHPDTNWKTGIAHAVKIGLGQEEYELVEI, translated from the coding sequence ATGGATAAATCAAAAGTATATTATACGAACTTCAAGGCGACGGCCAATGAGAATCTTCTCCAGAAACTCAGACGTCTCTGCATTACCGCAGGCATGAAAGAGATTGATTTTGAGGATAAATACGCGGCGATCAAAATACACTTCGGGGAGTACGGGAATCTGGCGTTTCTGCGTCCGAACTACGCGAAAGTAGTGGCGGACATTGTAAAGGAGCAGGGCGGCAAGCCGTTTCTTACAGACTGCAATACGCTCTATGTAGGCAGCAGGAAAAATGCGCTCGATCATATCGACACAGCGTACGCCAACGGCTTCTCACCGTTTTCTACCGGCTGTCACGTGATGATCGCAGACGGACTTAAGGGGACGGATGAGGCGCTTGTGCCGGTGGACGGTGAGTATGTCAAAGAGGCGAAGATCGGCCAGGCGGTCATGGATGCGGATATTTTTATCACACTGACACATTTCAAGGGGCATGAGAGCACCGGATTTGGCGGGGCGCTTAAAAATATAGGTATGGGCTGCGGCTCACGCGCGGGCAAGATGGAGATGCATAATCAGGGCAAGCCGGCCGTTGAACAGGAATACTGCGTCGGCTGCGGGGCATGTCAGAGAATATGCGCCCACGATGCACCGGTCATCACGGACGGAAAAGCATACATAGACCTTCACAAATGCGTTGGCTGCGGCCGCTGTATCGGCGCCTGTCCGAAGGATGCAGTCCACCCTACGGAAAGTAACTCAAACGATGTGCTCAACTGCAAGATCGCAGAGTACAGCAAGGCGGTCTGTCAGGGAAGGCCGTGTTTCCACATTTCACTTATCTGCGATGTATCACCGAACTGTGACTGCCATTCTGAAAATGATGTGCCGATCATTCCAAACGTCGGAATGCTGGCATCGTATGATCCGGTGGCGCTCGATGTAGCGTGCGCGGATCTGTGCAACAGCCAGCCGGTGCTTCAAAATGGAAGCGTGCTCCACGAAAACTGTAAAGAGCATCATGAAGAAGCAAAATGTCATGACCATTTCCATATGACCCATCCGGACACGAACTGGAAGACCGGTATTGCACATGCGGTCAAAATCGGACTCGGACAGGAAGAGTATGAACTTGTTGAGATATAA
- a CDS encoding lysylphosphatidylglycerol synthase transmembrane domain-containing protein, producing the protein MNNTMTIQKTGKQILMFLLILFLLFFCLMKGKDVGQIMDIAVSASFPSIALGLLMAGTFHVSEGLNLRILLRVMGHPVSFVQGMKYAYTGFFFSSITPSSTGGQPMQLYMMKRDGIELSHGSLALLMELAGFQTVVFLFEILAVILVPVMGIEVPVTVKILAAAGFVMNAVFVLFLVTVIFSEKMGKKLSRLIERLIPKLPFVKEEKKQEWVGKTEAGLEEFHTCALTMKQHKREIVKMLFISTVQIVCWFGVPYMVYLALGYHGVPFIHLFLLQVLVYMAGALLPLPGAMGISEFVFIQLFGGIYSGNSMTAAVLLSRGISFYFLLAFSGLMLLLIYTGKKMKRSRG; encoded by the coding sequence ATGAATAATACAATGACTATACAGAAGACTGGAAAACAAATATTGATGTTTCTGCTGATTTTATTTCTGCTGTTTTTCTGCCTTATGAAAGGAAAAGATGTAGGGCAGATAATGGATATCGCCGTTTCGGCCTCCTTTCCATCCATCGCGCTGGGTCTTTTGATGGCGGGGACCTTCCATGTGTCCGAGGGACTGAATCTGAGGATATTGCTGCGGGTGATGGGACATCCGGTATCGTTTGTACAGGGGATGAAGTATGCCTACACCGGGTTTTTCTTCAGCTCCATCACACCGTCTTCCACAGGCGGCCAGCCGATGCAGCTGTACATGATGAAGAGAGACGGGATCGAACTGTCCCATGGTTCTCTTGCACTGCTGATGGAACTGGCAGGATTTCAGACGGTTGTCTTTCTCTTTGAGATACTGGCGGTAATACTCGTGCCGGTCATGGGAATTGAGGTGCCTGTAACTGTAAAGATTCTGGCCGCTGCAGGATTTGTTATGAACGCAGTCTTTGTACTGTTTCTTGTCACAGTTATATTTTCCGAGAAAATGGGAAAGAAGCTTTCCCGCTTGATCGAGCGGCTCATCCCGAAGCTTCCGTTTGTGAAGGAAGAAAAAAAACAGGAGTGGGTCGGGAAGACGGAGGCAGGACTTGAAGAGTTTCACACATGCGCGCTCACGATGAAGCAGCATAAGAGAGAGATCGTAAAGATGCTTTTCATCAGCACAGTCCAGATCGTATGCTGGTTCGGTGTACCGTATATGGTATATCTGGCGCTTGGGTATCACGGCGTCCCGTTTATACATCTTTTTCTGCTGCAGGTGCTCGTCTATATGGCGGGAGCGCTGCTGCCGCTGCCGGGGGCGATGGGGATAAGTGAGTTTGTATTTATACAGCTCTTTGGAGGCATATACAGCGGAAATTCCATGACGGCTGCAGTTCTCCTCAGCCGCGGCATCAGTTTTTACTTTCTCCTTGCATTCAGCGGGCTGATGCTGCTGCTCATTTATACAGGGAAAAAGATGAAGAGAAGCAGGGGATAA